CTTGTCTGTAGGGCGGTTGCCGTCCACAGGGCGGTTGCCGTCCACAGGGCGGTTGCTGTCCACAGGGCGGTTGCCGTCCACAGGGCGGTTGCTGTCCACAGGGCGGTTGCCGTCCACAGGGCGGTTGCCGTCCACAGGGCGGTTGCCGTCCACAGGGCGGTTGCTGTCCCGGCGGCAGCCCCGGTCCGGTTCAGCTGGCGGTCGCCACCAGCCTGGCCACCGTAGTCGTATCGTACTGGCCGGCGCGGAAGGCTTCGTCGCCAAGGACATCGCGAAGGAAAGAGATGTTGGTGGTCAGGGGAGTGATCACGGTTTGCGCGAGTACGCGATCCAACGTGAGCAGCGCCTCGTGCCGTGTTTGACCGTATGTGATGACTTTGGCAACCAGCGGATCGTAGTAGGGTGTTACATCGCTGCCTGAGGTAACGGAGCTGTCGATGCGCAGCTTGCCCGGTGTGTCGATGGGCCAGCGCAGCACCTGAACCCGACCGGGCTTCGGTAAGAAGCCACGTTGTGGATCCTCGGCGTAGATGCGCGCCTCGATCGAATGTCCGGAGGCGCGGGCCTGCTTGACGGACTGCGGCAGTGGCTCGCCTGCGGCGATCCGAAGCTGCATCTCCACCAGATCGATGCCGGTGCAGAATTCCGTGACGCCGTGCTCGACTTGGAGCCGGGCGTTGAACTCGAGGAAGTAGACCGACCCGTCGGCGTCGGCCAAGAACTCGCAGGTCCCAGCGTTGCGATAGGCCGAATGTTTGGCGATCTTGACTGCGGCGTCGCACAGTTCCTCGCGTGTCATCCGATTGTGCGGGATGTTTGCGAACGCCGGCGCGGGCGATTCCTCCAGGATCTTCTGGTGTCTGCGCTGCAGGCTACACTCGCGATCGCCCAGAGCGACGCAGTGGCCGAAACCGTCTGCCAGAAGCTGAACCTCCACGTGTCGCGGGCGACTAAGGCAGCGTTCGATGTAGATGCGGTTATCGCCAAAAGCGGACGCGCCTCGGTCGGCACACGACTGCATTGCCCGCTCGAGCTGCGTTTCATCGGCGACGACCTGCATGCCGATGCCACCGCCACCGGCGGCTGCCTTGACAACCACGGGGTAACCCAGATGCGCGGCCTGTTCTTTGGCCGCCACGGCGCCCGACACGGCAGCCTCGCTGCCCGGCACTGCGGCGACTCCGGCGGCTCTCGCGATCTCTCGCGCCCTGAGCTTGTCACCGAGCTTTTCCAGCGTTTCCGGCTCGGGACCCACGAACACCAGGCCCGCGGCGGCGGCCGCGCGGGCAAACTCTGCCTTCTCGCTCAGCAAACCATACCCGGGATGGATGGCTTGCACGCGGTGTTGCTTTGCGGCCTCGATGATTGCCGAGGCGTTCAGGTAGGACTTGCTCACAGGGGCTTCGCCGATCCTCGCTGCCTCGCCGCAGGCCGCTACGTGTGGCGCCCCTTGGTCGGCGTCGCTAAACACGGCGACGGTACCGATGCCCATGCGTTCGCAGGTGCGCGCGATGCGCACCGCGATTGCTCCTCTGTTTGCGATCAAGATCTTGCTGAACATGAAGCTCCTCGCAACTTTCGAATGTGCCGTCGGATCGGTTGTCTAGCGTTGAAGGATCGGTGCCGGCGGTGCATGGTAGCGTGTCGTGCCCGCATACGTACGCCATAAAGGCGCCGGTCGTCCCGCTGTTTCTTGCTCGACCGTGCGCCGGTCAGCCGAACGTATGCTGGAGGCGCTGCGGCTCGAGGCGGCCGAGCTTTCCGTTCTGCTTTGCGACGATGCCATCATGCGCGATCTGAATCGGCGCCACCGTGGCATCGAGACGGCGACGGATGTGCTCGCGTTTGCCTCCACGGAGGGCGTTGCGCGCGGTAGTGCCCGCGGCCTACGTGGGCCAAGATCCGCGTGGGACTCCTGTGGCGAGGTACCGGGCATACCGCTGGTGCTTGGCGACGTCGTGATCTCCCTCACTACGGCGAAGCGTCATGCCGCAGACCGCGGGCTGGCAGGGGCGGTCACGCGGCTGCTGGCGCACGGTCTGCTGCACCTGCTGGGGTTCGATCATCGGACGCCGGATCAGGATCGGCGCATGCGGGCGAAAGTGGACCTGCTGTACGCGACCGCCCGGCCACGTGGCCGGTTGCCTGTACCTGCTGCGAGGCAAGCGGGCCGAACCCGATCGCGGAAGTAAGGGCAAGGCTGTGATCTTGAATGCTTGGGCGGGCGACCTCGGCCCAAGGGGTCAGTGTGCCAGACAGCTACCACAACGGGCTTGTGGACAAGTTATGGACAGCAGCCAGGGGTGCGAAGCCGCGAAGGAAGTCAAGCGGCGCCCCACAGTACGCCAAAAAGGCACGTAATTGTATACAGTTGGCTGAAACGAAGCCGGCTTGGCTCGAGTTGCCTGGCCGGCCTTGCATTCGTGCACTGTACGCTGTGGAAAACACGGCATTTTTGAGACACGGCGACTTCGATCTCCCAGTCCGAAAGATCGTGATCCGAGCCGATCTAGCCTGCATTTCGTGGCGAATTGCGCAAGGCTGGGTCCCGTAACCGGGTTTTTTTGGCTTTTTTGGGCGAGGGTGCGCCAAAAGGTCTTGTTTTCCAGGCCCACCGATGCATAGATGGCGCCCGATGGGGGCCGAGAGGGAAAGAGGCACTCTGACGCCTTGCCGGCGTGAGCAGCCGAAAGGAGGGAAATCAGATGGCAAGCAAGCGCATGACCAAGGCGCAGATAATCGGCGAGCTTTCGGACAAGACGGGGCTGACCAAGAGAGAAGTGCAGAGCGTTTTCGGGGCTCTGCTGGATCTCACCAAGCGTGAGCTCGGAAGGCGCGGTCCGGGGGAGTTTGTCGTGCCCGATATGATGAAGCTCAGAGTCAGGAGCATCCCTGCCCGCAAGGAACGCAAGGGTGTCGATCCTTTCACGAAGCAGGAGCGAGTCTTTCCGGCCAAGCCGGCTTCCAAGAAGGTGCGTGCGACGCCGCTGAAGAAGCTCAAGGACCTTGTGAAGTAGCTGCAAGCCAGGCTTGGAGCGCAAGCGTTCAGGTTCCAGCAAGTCGGGTTTTCAGGCGGTTTTCCGGGCGAGTGCGCCAGCAGGAGTCGCCCGAGGAGTACTTGGGTATTTCGCAGGGCAGCGACGAGGACGTAAACCGCCCAGAAATGCGCCCGGGGAAGCTGCCGTGGACGCGAAGACCCCGGTGAACGGTTACCTTGGAGCTACCTGTTTCAGTTCGGCGAATCCCCCGTCGCATCCGGTGGCGTTCCGGGTTGCGATCGTTGCAGAGCACCGCGCAGGAAACCGAGGAGCACTCGGAATTGCTGGAAATTCAATTCGGTTCGTCCCCGTACCAGCGCTTCATCACGCTCGATGATCCCCGCCGACAGGGGCGTCCCCAGTCCCATGAGCCTGACAAGGGGCTGCGCCGCAAAGCGTTGGCGCAGGCTGTCCCAGAATAGGGAGGCTCGCCCGGCCTGCGCCCCGGTATCGTATTGCAGCGCCGCGATTGCTGCGACTCGACCATCCCTCTGCACCAGCGAGAGGCGCATCCTGATCGGGATCTGGGTCGTGTCGCCGCGCACGAAGTGGCGAGCCCCCTCTACGCTGAACTCCAGGGCGCTGGACCTGTCTTCGAGCCTTAGCAGGGCTTGGGCGGGCGAGCGCTGGCCTTGCCTCGCGGCGTTCGTGTTGGCCAGTCTGCGCCGCAGTGCCCGTCCCACGGCTATCAGCCTCGGCAGGTCTCTGGGCCTCGTGATCGCGAAGTGCTTCCGGTCGAGCAGTGTGAGCACGCGCCGAGTGGAATCCTCGTTTAGCCACGCGGCCGTTAGGTAGCGTCCGGAGCGGCGCCACGTAGCGGGCCTGCCTCGGCGCCGACTTAGCCGCTCGACTGCCTGACGAGCCCGCCGGTGCGCGTTTGCGCTCGCGCCCGCGATGACCAGGTGCGAGCGTTGAAGGTCCGGTGACGCAATGAACAACCGTTCCAGATCCGCAATCGGGTCCACGCCGGAGCCAGCAAGCACCGCCCGCCAGTCGGGGACGGCCTCGAGAAAACCACGAACGTCCTCCACCAGGGGCGAGGCGCGTATGCGGGCCAGGTTCAGGCGCAGGGCCAGGTGGGTGCCGGATGCGGAAGCCAGTGCCCTGAGCTGTCGGCTGGCGATGTCGAGCTGCTCGTGAGGCGCGGTGTGGGTGGCTTCGCGATTGCGCTGCGGCTCACGAGGTCGCCTGGCTTTCGGTCCGCCTTCACCCGATCGCTCTGTCTCTGCCTTGTCGCTCGTGAGGCGATCGCCGCGCTCGTTCGGTCGCGCCTGCAGGCCATGTCCATCCGTGCTCGATGCCGGCTCGCCCGTCGAGTCGACCGGAGTGGCTTCGATCACCCCAAACTCGACATGAGCGGGGAACCGCACTTCGAACCCCACGTCAGGCAGCGTCCCGACCCAGCCCAGCAAGGCTGCGGCGGCGGCATGCAGCGCGATCGACGCCGCGACACCAATGACCGTGGCGAGCGATTGGTTGGGTTGCGATTCGTGCTTGGCCAAGGGCGACCTCAACCGCATCGTCAGCTATCGATGGGCACGACGGCAAGCTGCTCGCCAGAGTCCCAGGGTTCCGAGCGAATCCGAGCTGGCGCGGTTTGAAGCTCCCCCGGCCACGAGCAAGCCGGTTCGAATCGCCCCGGCGTTCTCGGCGTCGGCTCTGAAGCAGCTCGCGAACGCATGGGTAGCCGAATCGATGGGACTGGCCGGGATGACGGGTCTGCGGCTCGCGCCAGCGTCGGGTGCCGGCCATGACGAGCCATCTCCCAAGCCGACGCTGAAGGAGCTCGAGGGAGAGCCAGGGAGCCTGCTGCTGCGGCGCATGCTGCCCGGTTTCTATGTGAGCTTGGACCGCGAGATGACCAGCGGCACCCGTCGCTACTGGCGCACGCAGGCCAACGGGTTTGTCCCTTCGCGACGGGTACGCAAGGTCGAGTGCTCTTCCTTTCGTGGCATCGTGCTCGAGCCGGTCGCTACAGCGGGGGCTCAGGCGTCGACGTCGCAGTCGACCGTGCCGGCGACACCGGCTCGGCGCGCCGCGGTGGACCCCCAGCGGCTAGCTTGCGCTGGCGATCGCATCCGGCCTGCGCGGCCGGTCTCGACCGGCTATCCTTGCACAACAAGCCTTGAAGGAGGTGTAGGACAGGGGTGCGCACGTCCTTTCTCATCGTGGACGATCATGTACGTGCAGCGCGCTCGATGCGGCGTGTGCTGTCGCGCTATGGACCCACACGCATTGCGTCGCGCCTCGCATCGGGCCGTAGGGCGGTGGAAAGCCTGGCCTCTCTTGCAGGCTTGGTCGTCGACGTCGTGCTGCCAGATGGATCGGGCCTGGAGGTTGCGGAGCTTGCTCGGGAGCGTTTTGCAGAGGCGCTGATCCTCGTTCTCACGGGACACAATAGTCCCAAGACCAATCGTCGTGCCTTCGAGCTCGGCGCCGGCTACCTGCAGAAGCCGGCAAGCTCCGGGGACATCGAGCTGTTTGCTCGCAGGGCCATGACGCTGCAAGTCGCTCGAACGCAGGGGCTGCAGGACGCGGTCGACAGGTTCTCGGGCCGCCACGGGATGTCCCGACGCGAGCGCCGGATCGTCGAGCTTCTGGTGTCTGGCGTGTCGGCGCGTTCCCACCTCGCGGCTCAGCTCGGCGTGACCGAGCACACCGCGAAGAAGCAGATTGCGTCCATCCTCGCCAAGAGCGGCGCGCGCCGTGCTGCCGACGTCGTCCGCCTAGTGCTGGCTACCCCCTTTGCCGATGCCGAGGCCGCGCGCTCCACGGCATCACGTGAGCCCAGCTCTGGCTCCAATCGCTAGCCCGCATCGGTCACCAGCCTCCGGCCGCTGCGTCGATTCGGAACCGCGTGTCCGATCTGCCCGCGCCAGCCGCCGCGTCTTCGTTTCGGCATCCTCAACATAGTGCCAACTATGCCTCCGGTGCCTCGACTGCGGATCAGCGGCTATCACACCCTTCCGATCTTCCTCGGGCTCTCAGTCCGATACAGGCGGTTCAGTATCGACAAGGCGGTTTCGGGCGGCAGGCGGTTCAGTATCGACAAGGCGGTTCAGTATCGACAAGGCGGTTTAGTATCGACAAGGCGGTTTCGTGCGGCAGGCGGTTCAGTATCGACAAGGCGCCGCAGGCTGGTGATCGATGCGGGCTAGATGCCCGCGGCCACCTGCTCATGCAATGGAACGATCCGCGTCAGGGGCGGCTGATTGGGGTCGGTCGGATCTTCCCGGCTGAGCACCACCTCGTTGTCGCGTATGCGATCGACCCGCCAGTTCAGCGTGAGCGCCACGTTGTCGACTCCCCCGGTGCGAACGACCTGGGGCCGGCCGATGAAAACGCCTCGTTGGACCACGTGTCCGACGCCAAGCGGATCCACGAACATGGCGCGTGGCTTGGGAACCCCGCTCACGATGGCCACGAGCTGCATTTCGTCGATGCTGGTGTTAGGCATGATCACTTCGCGCTGAGCGACCCGGGAATGCTGCACCTTGAACTGCGATACGAAGCTCCGAAACGGATCCCTATTTCTTTCCGCTTCAGAGAAGTCCTCGTCGCCGAATACCAGCTGAGCTTGCCGCTCGACCTGCTGCTCGTCGGGGCTCGGAGCGGATGGTTGCGACTCGGACTGTTCCGGAGCGCCCAGGCCTCTGGCGACGCGCTGGTGGTCCTCGGCGCAGCCGAGCAAACCAAGCACGACTGCAGCCATG
This genomic window from Pseudomonadota bacterium contains:
- the ybeY gene encoding rRNA maturation RNase YbeY encodes the protein MRRSAERMLEALRLEAAELSVLLCDDAIMRDLNRRHRGIETATDVLAFASTEGVARGSARGLRGPRSAWDSCGEVPGIPLVLGDVVISLTTAKRHAADRGLAGAVTRLLAHGLLHLLGFDHRTPDQDRRMRAKVDLLYATARPRGRLPVPAARQAGRTRSRK
- a CDS encoding HU family DNA-binding protein, which translates into the protein MASKRMTKAQIIGELSDKTGLTKREVQSVFGALLDLTKRELGRRGPGEFVVPDMMKLRVRSIPARKERKGVDPFTKQERVFPAKPASKKVRATPLKKLKDLVK
- a CDS encoding ATP-grasp domain-containing protein → MFSKILIANRGAIAVRIARTCERMGIGTVAVFSDADQGAPHVAACGEAARIGEAPVSKSYLNASAIIEAAKQHRVQAIHPGYGLLSEKAEFARAAAAAGLVFVGPEPETLEKLGDKLRAREIARAAGVAAVPGSEAAVSGAVAAKEQAAHLGYPVVVKAAAGGGGIGMQVVADETQLERAMQSCADRGASAFGDNRIYIERCLSRPRHVEVQLLADGFGHCVALGDRECSLQRRHQKILEESPAPAFANIPHNRMTREELCDAAVKIAKHSAYRNAGTCEFLADADGSVYFLEFNARLQVEHGVTEFCTGIDLVEMQLRIAAGEPLPQSVKQARASGHSIEARIYAEDPQRGFLPKPGRVQVLRWPIDTPGKLRIDSSVTSGSDVTPYYDPLVAKVITYGQTRHEALLTLDRVLAQTVITPLTTNISFLRDVLGDEAFRAGQYDTTTVARLVATAS
- a CDS encoding response regulator transcription factor, with the protein product MRTSFLIVDDHVRAARSMRRVLSRYGPTRIASRLASGRRAVESLASLAGLVVDVVLPDGSGLEVAELARERFAEALILVLTGHNSPKTNRRAFELGAGYLQKPASSGDIELFARRAMTLQVARTQGLQDAVDRFSGRHGMSRRERRIVELLVSGVSARSHLAAQLGVTEHTAKKQIASILAKSGARRAADVVRLVLATPFADAEAARSTASREPSSGSNR
- a CDS encoding pilus assembly protein PilP, which translates into the protein MSSPVTIQDLRTRLDWLMAAVVLGLLGCAEDHQRVARGLGAPEQSESQPSAPSPDEQQVERQAQLVFGDEDFSEAERNRDPFRSFVSQFKVQHSRVAQREVIMPNTSIDEMQLVAIVSGVPKPRAMFVDPLGVGHVVQRGVFIGRPQVVRTGGVDNVALTLNWRVDRIRDNEVVLSREDPTDPNQPPLTRIVPLHEQVAAGI